AGGGCGGCGCGGATGACGCCGCCGTGGGTGACCACGAGGTGGCGGCCGGGCGGCACCTCTTCCAAAAAAGCCTGAAGCCTTCGGGCCAGGTCGGCCATGCTCTCCCCGCCGGGCCTGCGGGCGTTCCAGGGGTCCTCGGCCGCTTCCGCCAAGAAGCCGGGAAACCGGGCCTCGGCCTCGGCCCGGGTCAGGCCAGCGAGCTCGCCCACGTGGATCTCCCGGAGAAGGGGCGTGGTGGCGATGGGGAGGCCGAGGACCTGGGCGAGGGGCTCGGCGGTCTGGCGAGCCCGCCGTAGGTCCGAGGCGTAAAGGCGGTCAAAGCTCAC
This region of Thermus thermophilus genomic DNA includes:
- a CDS encoding histidine phosphatase family protein, encoding MKEIWYVRHGETEWNAQRRFQGHLDIPLSPVGIGQAFRLAERLSRSRVSFDRLYASDLRRARQTAEPLAQVLGLPIATTPLLREIHVGELAGLTRAEAEARFPGFLAEAAEDPWNARRPGGESMADLARRLQAFLEEVPPGRHLVVTHGGVIRAALKLALDLAGDSWRRFHIQNTSITRILYPENAVLTVADAAHLEVWADWLSDEDLKG